The Sinorhizobium fredii genome contains the following window.
GGCAGAAGTCGTCGTTGCCGATCTCAATCCTGAGGCTGCCCAGCAGATTGTCGACGGGATCCGTGCGAACGGGGGTCGAGCCCGCCCTTTCACAGTCGATGTGGCCGACGCCGGCGCCGTCGAGCAACTGGTGGACTTCACTCTCAGGGAATGCGGAGGCCTGAACCTCGCCGTCAACAATGCCGGCGTTGAAGGAGTCCGAAAACCGACGGGGGATTACCCGCTCGACAACTGGCAGCGCGTCATCGACGTCAATCTGAACGGCACCTTCCATTGCATGAAATACGAGATCGCGGCCATGCTGGGACGGGGAGGCGGCGCAATCGTCAATGTGACGTCGATTCTCGCTTCCGTCGCCTTGCCCACCGCAGCGGCCTATACCGCGGCCAAGCATGGGGTCGT
Protein-coding sequences here:
- a CDS encoding SDR family NAD(P)-dependent oxidoreductase, which produces MKLGFEGKIAIVTGGGSGIGAAISRQLCGDGAEVVVADLNPEAAQQIVDGIRANGGRARPFTVDVADAGAVEQLVDFTLRECGGLNLAVNNAGVEGVRKPTGDYPLDNWQRVIDVNLNGTFHCMKYEIAAMLGRGGGAIVNVTSILASVALPTAAAYTAAKHGVVGLTKTAAIEYARMGIRINAVGPGWIETPLLSEYAELAKTRRLEALQPMGRRGTPEEVAALVCFLLSDQASFITGSYHLVDGAYTAH